A window of Streptomyces sp. NBC_01241 genomic DNA:
GAGCCTGTTCGAAACCCGACGCCTCGGAAGCACCACGGGTCGGGTCCTGCTGGCGTACGTCGATGACATGGCCGGTCATCTCGGAGAGCAGGACATCGAGGGAGGTCCTGGCGACCGCCTCGGACGACAGCAGCGTACCCGCGGGCTCGTCCCCGAACGCCTTGGTGCGCATCGGCGTGGCGGTGCGCTCGGGGTTCACGCAGTTCACCCGCACGCCGTCGACCGCCCACTCGTCCGCGAGCGCCTGAGTGAGATTGACCATGGCGGCCTTGGTCGACGAGTACAGGCTGTACTCCGCGCGGCCCCGGGTGTAGCTGCTGGAGGTGTAGAGCAGCAGCTGCCCCTTGGTCTCGGCGAGGTACCTGTACGAGGCACGGGCGATCTGCACCGGCGCCAGGTAGTTGACGTTCAGCGCTTCCTGGATGGCCGCGTTGTCCGTCTCGGCCAGCTTGCCGATGCGGAGCACACCCGCGGTGTTGATCACGTAGTCGATGCGGCCGGTGTCCGCGTACGCCTTGGAGAGCGCCTCGTCGATGTGCTCCGGGTTCTCCACGTGCGTACCGGTGGTGGAGCGGCCCAGGGCGTAGACGGTGGCGCCGTAGGACTCGGCGAGGGTCGCGATGTCCGCGCCGATGCCGTACGAGCCGCCGAAGACGACGAGGGTCTTGCCGGTGAGCAGTTCGCGGTAGGCGGCGTCATCGGTCGGCTGCGGGACGGCCGTGGAGGCCAGCTGGAAGAGCTTGTCCGCGATGAAGACGTCGACGGGCTGGGTGACCTTCATGTTGTACTCGTCGCCCGCGACGACGTAGATCGGCACGTCGGGGAGGTACTTCAGGACGACCGAGCAGTCGTCGGTGGCCTGGAAGTTCGGGTCGTCCGCGGCGACCTCGTACGCCCGGCGGATCGTGGAGAGCTTGAAGGCCTGCGGCGTCTGACCGCGGCGCAGCCGGGAGCGGTCGGGCACATCGGTGATGAACTCGCCGTCGCCGCCGTGGGTGCGGGTCACGATGATCGTGTCCGCGGACGGGATGGCGACGTCGACCGCCTGGTAGCGCTCCAGGACGTCGACGCAGTCCTTGATGACGCGCTGCGACAGCAGCGGGCGCACGGCATCGTGGAACAGGACGTTGCGGTCCTCGCCCTCGGCCAGGCCCTCGCCGAGGGCTGCGATGGCGCGCTCGGTGGTCTCGTTGCGGGTGGAGCCGCCCTCGATCACCTTGGTGACCTTGGTGAGTCCGGCCTTGGCGACGATCTTCTCCACTTCAGGCACGTAGCCCGGCGCCATCAGCACGATGATGTCGTCGATGGAGTCGGCCTGCTGGAAGATCGACAGCGTGTGCTCGATGACAGCCTTGCCTGCGATCTTCAGCAGCTGCTTGGGGATGGAAAGCCCCACGCGCTGGCCGGTGCCGCCGGCGAGCACGACTGCTGTGGTTCGGTCTTTGGCTATGTGCT
This region includes:
- a CDS encoding bifunctional cytidylyltransferase/SDR family oxidoreductase, which codes for MSAQHIAKDRTTAVVLAGGTGQRVGLSIPKQLLKIAGKAVIEHTLSIFQQADSIDDIIVLMAPGYVPEVEKIVAKAGLTKVTKVIEGGSTRNETTERAIAALGEGLAEGEDRNVLFHDAVRPLLSQRVIKDCVDVLERYQAVDVAIPSADTIIVTRTHGGDGEFITDVPDRSRLRRGQTPQAFKLSTIRRAYEVAADDPNFQATDDCSVVLKYLPDVPIYVVAGDEYNMKVTQPVDVFIADKLFQLASTAVPQPTDDAAYRELLTGKTLVVFGGSYGIGADIATLAESYGATVYALGRSTTGTHVENPEHIDEALSKAYADTGRIDYVINTAGVLRIGKLAETDNAAIQEALNVNYLAPVQIARASYRYLAETKGQLLLYTSSSYTRGRAEYSLYSSTKAAMVNLTQALADEWAVDGVRVNCVNPERTATPMRTKAFGDEPAGTLLSSEAVARTSLDVLLSEMTGHVIDVRQQDPTRGASEASGFEQALAAVLDRQADV